The Prevotella sp. oral taxon 299 str. F0039 genome has a segment encoding these proteins:
- a CDS encoding DUF5606 domain-containing protein: METILSIAGKPGLYKLVSRSNTGLIAETLDDQHKRLPIFATDRVTSLSDIAMYTDADDIPLWKVLKNVGEKEQSKESSFNYKKASKAELQEYFSAVLPSYDRDRVHDSDIKKLIQWYNLLVKNGYTDFEELLNNNPSDEEE, encoded by the coding sequence ATGGAGACAATTTTATCTATTGCGGGTAAGCCCGGACTTTATAAATTGGTATCACGTAGCAATACAGGACTTATTGCTGAGACCCTAGACGACCAACATAAGCGCCTTCCTATCTTTGCAACTGATAGAGTAACAAGCCTCTCAGACATTGCAATGTATACCGATGCGGATGATATTCCTTTGTGGAAAGTATTGAAAAATGTAGGTGAAAAAGAGCAAAGTAAAGAGAGTTCGTTTAACTATAAAAAAGCTTCTAAGGCAGAACTACAAGAGTATTTTTCTGCAGTTCTTCCTTCTTACGATCGTGATCGTGTACATGATAGCGACATTAAGAAGCTTATTCAATGGTACAACCTATTGGTAAAGAATGGTTATACCGATTTCGAAGAGTTGTTAAACAATAATCCTTCTGACGAAGAAGAATAA
- a CDS encoding AMP-binding protein: protein MVLKEFLEQWNSDEKTIEVNTSGSTGKPKKIVLFKAMMQESARRTCDFLNLKQGDSALLCLSLDHIGGKMMVIRALERGLKLIDVGATGHPLSSLSTAPTFAAMVPLQVFNSLQNPKERELLRNIKHIIIGGSAIEPELAEQLKDFPNAIWSTYGMTETASHIALRRVNGASASDWYIPFDGIHVSQDDDKCLIIRQDLPQSLQISDLLTDERLQSSLCLHTNDIVEIAPNGREFKVIGRKDNVIVSGGIKIQAEEVEALLRQYIHTPLAIAKKKDPKFGEIVVLLVENGNAEELDLICKEHLPHYWKPKEIIVTEALPRTENGKIKRQL, encoded by the coding sequence ATGGTTCTTAAAGAATTCTTAGAGCAATGGAATAGCGACGAAAAGACAATCGAAGTGAACACCAGTGGCTCTACTGGTAAGCCTAAAAAGATTGTTCTTTTTAAAGCAATGATGCAGGAAAGTGCCCGCAGAACATGCGACTTTCTGAATTTAAAGCAAGGCGATTCGGCTTTGTTATGCTTATCTTTAGACCATATTGGCGGTAAAATGATGGTGATAAGAGCCTTAGAAAGAGGCTTAAAGCTAATTGATGTGGGTGCAACAGGTCACCCTTTAAGTTCTTTAAGTACTGCTCCTACTTTTGCAGCGATGGTTCCTTTGCAGGTATTTAATAGCTTACAGAACCCAAAGGAGCGTGAGTTGCTTCGAAATATCAAGCATATTATAATAGGAGGGAGTGCTATCGAGCCTGAATTAGCAGAGCAATTGAAAGATTTTCCCAATGCCATTTGGAGCACATATGGTATGACAGAAACGGCATCTCACATTGCTTTGCGTCGTGTAAATGGTGCTTCTGCCAGTGATTGGTATATTCCTTTTGATGGAATTCACGTTTCGCAAGATGATGATAAGTGCTTAATTATTCGTCAAGACTTGCCCCAAAGCCTACAAATAAGCGACCTTTTAACTGATGAACGCTTACAATCTTCGCTTTGTTTGCACACCAATGATATTGTAGAAATAGCCCCTAATGGGCGTGAATTCAAGGTGATTGGTCGCAAAGATAATGTTATTGTGAGTGGAGGAATAAAGATACAAGCCGAAGAAGTGGAGGCTCTTTTGAGGCAATATATCCACACTCCGTTGGCAATAGCTAAAAAGAAAGATCCCAAGTTTGGTGAGATTGTGGTGCTATTGGTAGAGAATGGCAATGCTGAAGAATTAGATTTGATTTGCAAAGAGCATCTACCACACTACTGGAAGCCTAAAGAAATCATTGTAACAGAGGCTCTTCCACGGACTGAAAATGGAAAGATTAAGCGACAATTATAG
- a CDS encoding RNA-binding S4 domain-containing protein yields the protein MEARIDKWLWAARIFKTRSLAADACKNGRVTFNGSTIKPSRMIKEGDTIHVKKSPITYSFKVLKAIEQRVGAKLIPEIYENVTDPKQYELLEMSRISGFVDRARGTGRPTKKERRALDAFVEPVIFGIDDDFDELD from the coding sequence ATGGAAGCAAGAATTGATAAATGGTTGTGGGCTGCACGTATTTTTAAAACTCGCTCATTAGCTGCCGATGCGTGTAAGAATGGAAGAGTAACATTCAATGGAAGCACCATAAAACCAAGTAGAATGATTAAAGAAGGCGATACCATTCATGTGAAGAAATCTCCTATCACCTACTCGTTCAAGGTATTAAAAGCCATTGAACAGCGTGTTGGTGCAAAGCTTATTCCTGAAATTTACGAGAATGTTACAGACCCAAAGCAATACGAATTGCTTGAGATGAGCAGAATAAGTGGTTTTGTTGACAGAGCAAGAGGAACAGGACGACCAACCAAGAAGGAGCGAAGAGCACTTGATGCGTTTGTTGAACCTGTTATATTTGGTATCGACGACGACTTCGACGAGCTTGACTAA
- the nusB gene encoding transcription antitermination factor NusB, giving the protein MINRELIRIKVVQLTYAYYQNGNKNMDNAEKELLFSISKAYDLYNYLLALIVAITQEERLRVEVATLRAVREGTPAPSQKFVNNKFALQLEENLMLNEFLEHQKQSWKDDTEFVRRLCNTIEQSSVYAEYMSTSTSTYDEDKELWRKLYRQIIQDNPDIDSLLEEKSLYWNDDKEVVDTFVIKTIKKFDEANKDQQELLPEYRDVEDKEFARKLFRATILNADQYQSYMSETSRNWDFSRLAYMDVVIMQIAIAEMLTFPSIPVSVTINEYVNLAKLYSTSRSGGYINGMLDAIARFLLDTGKMFKMMNSSKKNEQANGEQQ; this is encoded by the coding sequence ATGATAAATCGTGAATTGATAAGAATAAAAGTGGTTCAGTTAACTTATGCCTATTATCAAAATGGCAATAAAAATATGGATAACGCAGAAAAAGAATTATTATTTAGTATTTCTAAGGCTTACGATCTATATAATTATTTGCTCGCTTTGATTGTTGCAATAACTCAAGAAGAACGTTTAAGGGTTGAGGTTGCTACGCTTAGAGCAGTGAGAGAAGGCACACCTGCACCATCACAGAAATTTGTTAATAATAAGTTTGCCTTGCAATTAGAAGAGAATCTCATGTTGAATGAGTTCTTAGAGCACCAAAAACAAAGCTGGAAAGATGATACCGAATTTGTAAGACGCTTATGTAATACAATAGAACAAAGTAGTGTTTATGCTGAATATATGTCGACATCAACATCAACTTATGATGAAGATAAGGAGCTTTGGCGTAAACTTTATCGCCAAATAATACAAGATAATCCAGATATTGATTCTCTTTTAGAAGAGAAAAGCTTATATTGGAATGATGATAAAGAGGTTGTCGACACCTTTGTTATTAAGACAATAAAGAAGTTTGACGAAGCAAATAAAGATCAACAAGAGCTTCTTCCTGAGTATAGAGACGTGGAAGATAAAGAATTTGCACGCAAACTATTTCGTGCTACCATCTTAAATGCAGATCAATACCAAAGTTATATGAGCGAAACAAGTCGCAATTGGGATTTCTCTCGCTTAGCTTATATGGATGTAGTGATTATGCAAATTGCCATAGCAGAAATGCTTACGTTCCCAAGTATACCTGTAAGTGTAACTATAAACGAATATGTAAACCTTGCAAAATTGTATAGTACATCTCGTAGTGGTGGCTATATTAATGGTATGCTCGATGCTATTGCTCGCTTTTTGTTAGACACTGGAAAGATGTTTAAGATGATGAACTCATCTAAAAAGAATGAACAAGCAAACGGAGAACAACAATAA
- the yajC gene encoding preprotein translocase subunit YajC: MNILFLAAQGAAKGGQSSFLIMMVVIFVIMWFFMIRPQQKRQKETRNFQNSLAEGTKVIIGGGIYGVVKHIDLTTNKVDVEVSKGVVLTVDKGSVFADLASQEANKA, translated from the coding sequence ATGAATATATTGTTTTTAGCAGCTCAAGGAGCAGCGAAAGGTGGACAGTCATCTTTCTTAATCATGATGGTTGTAATCTTTGTAATCATGTGGTTTTTCATGATTCGTCCACAACAGAAACGTCAAAAAGAAACTCGTAACTTCCAAAATAGTCTTGCAGAAGGTACAAAAGTGATCATTGGAGGTGGAATTTATGGTGTTGTAAAGCACATTGATTTGACAACTAATAAGGTAGACGTTGAAGTTAGCAAGGGAGTTGTATTGACTGTTGATAAGGGAAGTGTATTTGCTGACCTTGCATCTCAAGAGGCAAACAAGGCATAA
- the pth gene encoding aminoacyl-tRNA hydrolase: MDKYLIVGLGNPGYEYDNTRHNAGFMILDAFAKASNIVFSDKRYGFVAETTLKGKKIFLLKPTTFMNLSGNAVRYWLNQENIDQKRLLVIVDDLALPLGSLRLKASGSNGGHNGTGHIQQLIGQQYARLRFGIGNDFSKGKQVDWVLGKFTDEELTTLQPQIDTAVEIIKSFVLAGVDITMNQFNRK, encoded by the coding sequence ATGGATAAATACTTAATTGTGGGATTAGGGAACCCTGGTTATGAATATGATAACACCCGCCACAATGCCGGTTTCATGATATTGGATGCCTTTGCAAAGGCATCCAATATTGTTTTTAGCGACAAACGATATGGTTTTGTGGCTGAAACCACATTGAAAGGAAAAAAGATTTTCTTGCTAAAGCCAACCACTTTTATGAACTTAAGCGGTAATGCTGTTCGCTATTGGCTTAACCAAGAGAACATAGATCAAAAGCGTTTACTTGTTATTGTAGACGACCTTGCCTTGCCACTTGGCTCCCTTCGACTTAAAGCAAGTGGCAGTAATGGCGGTCATAACGGCACAGGTCACATACAACAGCTCATCGGTCAGCAGTATGCACGATTGCGTTTTGGAATAGGTAACGACTTTTCGAAAGGTAAACAGGTTGATTGGGTATTGGGAAAATTCACCGATGAAGAACTAACAACGCTACAACCACAAATTGATACGGCTGTAGAAATCATTAAAAGTTTTGTTCTTGCGGGAGTAGATATCACCATGAACCAGTTCAATCGCAAGTAG
- the menB gene encoding 1,4-dihydroxy-2-naphthoyl-CoA synthase gives MNRQWTPIKGFDFKEILFESFEGIAKITINRPRYRNAFTPLTTWEMSQAFAYCREASDISVVILTGAGDKAFCSGGDMNVKGRGGYIGNDGVPRLNVLDVQKQIRSLPKPVIAMVNGFAIGGGHVLHLVCDLTIASENARFGQTGPRVGSFDAGFGASYLARIVGQKKAREIWFMCLQYDAYEAERMGMVNKVVSSDRLEDECVEWAQRMMEHSPLALRMIKAGLNAELDGQAGIQELAGDATMLYYFLDEAQEGGKAFLEKRKPDFKKYPKLP, from the coding sequence ATGAATAGACAATGGACACCTATTAAAGGGTTTGATTTTAAAGAAATATTATTCGAAAGCTTCGAAGGAATAGCTAAAATAACCATCAATCGCCCACGATATCGCAATGCTTTCACTCCTTTAACCACATGGGAAATGAGTCAGGCATTTGCTTATTGCCGTGAAGCAAGCGATATTTCTGTTGTTATTTTAACTGGAGCTGGCGACAAAGCGTTTTGTTCTGGAGGTGATATGAACGTGAAAGGACGAGGAGGATATATTGGTAATGACGGTGTTCCACGCCTTAATGTGCTCGATGTTCAAAAGCAAATACGCTCTCTTCCCAAGCCTGTTATCGCCATGGTAAACGGCTTTGCCATTGGAGGAGGACATGTTTTGCACCTCGTTTGCGACTTAACTATCGCCTCAGAAAATGCTCGTTTTGGTCAAACAGGTCCACGAGTGGGTTCTTTTGACGCTGGATTTGGGGCCTCATATCTTGCTAGAATAGTGGGACAAAAGAAGGCAAGAGAGATATGGTTTATGTGTTTGCAATACGATGCCTATGAAGCTGAACGCATGGGAATGGTGAATAAGGTCGTAAGTAGCGACAGATTAGAAGACGAGTGCGTTGAGTGGGCACAGCGAATGATGGAACATAGTCCTCTAGCTTTGCGTATGATAAAGGCAGGTCTCAATGCAGAACTAGACGGACAAGCAGGTATTCAAGAGTTAGCAGGAGACGCAACAATGCTCTATTACTTCTTAGATGAAGCGCAAGAGGGTGGAAAAGCGTTCTTAGAAAAGCGCAAACCCGATTTTAAGAAATATCCCAAATTACCATAA
- a CDS encoding o-succinylbenzoate synthase, whose amino-acid sequence MIYSYSLSPYELIFKEPAGTSRGIYKTRKVWFVKLFDASNPQVFGIGECAPLPNLSCDLSDNYESILKAECDYFCREGHLDTERLRHYPSILFGLETAILSLKATKENVLFDTSFTRSECGIPINGLVWMGSLTEMMQRLERKLDEGFRCIKLKIGAIDFEQELTLLKAIRERYASDVLEIRVDANGAFSWEVVQQRLDSLSQFSIHSIEQPIAPGSWQKMAQLCRNTPISIALDEELIGVNDLQSKEMLLQEINPQYIILKPSLHGGIAGSIEWIELAKKKGIKSWITSALESNIGLNVIAQFASYIYPKDQQMPQGLGTGQLYTNNIEMPLAIKKDELWFLKNS is encoded by the coding sequence ATGATCTATTCTTATAGTCTTTCTCCATACGAACTCATATTTAAAGAACCCGCAGGAACATCTCGTGGCATTTATAAAACACGCAAAGTGTGGTTCGTTAAGCTGTTTGACGCAAGCAATCCGCAGGTATTTGGCATTGGAGAATGTGCCCCTTTACCTAATTTAAGCTGTGATTTATCGGATAATTACGAAAGTATCTTGAAGGCAGAATGTGATTATTTCTGTCGTGAAGGACATCTTGATACAGAGCGATTGCGTCATTATCCATCTATACTTTTCGGTCTTGAAACGGCTATTCTCAGCTTAAAAGCAACCAAAGAAAATGTGTTATTCGATACATCTTTCACCCGTTCAGAATGTGGAATACCCATTAATGGATTGGTGTGGATGGGCTCTTTAACCGAAATGATGCAGCGATTGGAGCGCAAACTCGATGAGGGTTTCAGATGTATAAAGCTTAAAATAGGTGCAATAGACTTCGAACAAGAACTAACTTTATTGAAAGCCATTCGAGAAAGATATGCTTCTGATGTCTTAGAGATACGTGTTGATGCCAATGGAGCATTTAGTTGGGAGGTTGTTCAGCAACGACTTGACAGCTTATCGCAATTCTCTATTCATTCAATAGAACAACCCATAGCACCTGGAAGCTGGCAAAAAATGGCGCAATTGTGCCGAAATACGCCCATTTCGATAGCCCTAGACGAGGAACTTATTGGTGTAAATGATCTTCAAAGCAAAGAGATGTTGTTGCAAGAGATTAATCCTCAGTATATTATCTTAAAGCCTTCGCTACACGGAGGCATTGCAGGTAGCATAGAATGGATTGAACTTGCGAAGAAAAAGGGTATAAAGTCGTGGATAACAAGCGCACTCGAGAGTAATATTGGCTTAAATGTTATTGCGCAATTTGCATCTTATATTTATCCAAAAGACCAGCAAATGCCACAAGGATTGGGCACAGGACAACTCTATACCAATAATATTGAAATGCCATTAGCCATTAAAAAAGATGAATTATGGTTCTTAAAGAATTCTTAG
- a CDS encoding CdaR family protein — protein sequence MKNKILKNIMKMRKFLLAFANKKFLIFLFFLFLSTIFWLSIALNEVVEKEISVPIRLVNVPQNAVITTPLPDSVRVTLRDKGFALLSYLYGDKLHSIAINFLTYTNKNANIGQVPNTDIQKYILQYLYASTHLISIKPDKFDFYYNYGLSKRVSIRLKGTIRTASGYYLSQVRFNPERVTIYASKHLLDSITHIYTQPLHIKNMVDTIQQTIKLQTIKGVKIVPNTVKLTLYPDILTEETIEVPITAVNMPEGKVLRTFPSRVKVLYSVGASRYRTISENGFRVEVDYNEMQKNPSEKCTIVLKTFPSNISNARLETNQVDYLIEQQ from the coding sequence ATGAAAAATAAGATACTTAAGAATATAATGAAAATGAGAAAATTCTTATTGGCTTTTGCTAATAAGAAGTTTCTCATTTTCTTGTTTTTTTTGTTTCTTAGTACAATATTTTGGCTTTCAATAGCATTAAATGAAGTTGTTGAAAAAGAGATATCCGTTCCGATTCGTTTAGTTAATGTACCTCAAAATGCTGTGATTACAACGCCACTTCCCGATAGTGTGCGAGTGACATTGCGTGATAAAGGCTTTGCATTGTTATCTTATTTATATGGAGACAAATTGCATTCCATTGCAATTAACTTCTTAACGTATACAAATAAGAATGCGAATATTGGTCAAGTTCCTAACACTGATATTCAAAAGTACATTCTACAATATCTTTATGCATCGACACATCTCATATCAATCAAGCCAGATAAGTTTGATTTTTATTATAACTACGGATTATCTAAAAGGGTCTCAATTCGCTTAAAAGGCACCATTAGAACTGCAAGTGGATACTATCTTTCACAAGTTCGATTCAATCCCGAGCGTGTAACGATATATGCTAGTAAGCATTTGCTGGATAGTATCACCCATATTTATACCCAACCACTTCATATTAAAAATATGGTTGACACAATACAGCAGACAATTAAGCTTCAAACCATAAAGGGAGTGAAGATTGTTCCCAATACTGTTAAGTTGACATTGTATCCAGATATCTTAACAGAAGAAACCATAGAAGTACCCATTACAGCTGTAAATATGCCAGAAGGAAAGGTCCTTCGCACTTTCCCATCACGTGTAAAAGTGCTTTATTCTGTAGGAGCTAGCAGATATAGAACTATTTCTGAGAATGGATTTAGAGTGGAAGTAGATTATAACGAGATGCAAAAGAATCCATCAGAAAAATGTACTATCGTTCTAAAAACATTCCCTTCTAACATCTCTAACGCACGATTAGAAACCAATCAGGTTGATTATCTAATAGAACAGCAATGA
- a CDS encoding glycosyltransferase family 25 protein: MEINLTNKAVFVPHVKKGYEDREQHIKAMLQKMNIPFSWILDGDIADLTPEILDKYFAGDMHKAGATASCAYKHVLAYKEIIAKNLDGALILEDDIQLDPRLFIGIFNKSLTELNSEEQEPSIVSYEDTRLRFVPKSKRVGGKVLYPGNRDRMTGAYYINKKGAELIINELEKQAMDIPVDWYNAKLLHENKLKYYWCQPTIATQGSHLGIFKSAITVKDNFLSTLKWRFKRFYKKWLYELR; encoded by the coding sequence ATGGAAATAAACCTTACGAATAAAGCAGTGTTTGTGCCTCATGTTAAGAAAGGATATGAAGACAGAGAGCAACATATTAAAGCTATGTTGCAGAAGATGAATATTCCTTTTTCGTGGATTCTCGATGGAGATATTGCCGATTTAACTCCCGAAATATTGGATAAATACTTTGCAGGCGACATGCATAAGGCGGGTGCAACTGCTTCTTGTGCATATAAACATGTGTTAGCTTATAAAGAGATTATAGCGAAAAACCTCGATGGAGCATTGATATTAGAAGATGATATTCAGCTCGATCCACGTCTTTTTATAGGCATATTCAATAAGAGTTTAACTGAATTGAATAGTGAAGAGCAAGAGCCTTCTATTGTTTCTTACGAAGACACTCGCCTTCGTTTTGTTCCTAAAAGTAAGAGGGTGGGAGGCAAAGTGTTATATCCTGGTAACAGAGATCGTATGACTGGGGCTTATTATATCAATAAAAAAGGAGCAGAACTGATTATAAATGAATTGGAAAAGCAGGCTATGGATATTCCAGTAGACTGGTATAATGCTAAGTTGTTGCACGAAAATAAGTTGAAATATTATTGGTGTCAACCCACTATTGCAACGCAAGGCAGTCATCTAGGCATATTTAAATCGGCTATAACCGTTAAAGATAACTTTTTGAGTACATTGAAATGGAGATTTAAACGCTTTTATAAAAAATGGTTATACGAGTTGAGATAG
- a CDS encoding 50S ribosomal protein L25/general stress protein Ctc, with protein MKEINLTGQLRSDLGKKASKSLRKEGLIPCNMYGIATTDGKPSAFSFTVPMTELRKLIYTPHIYLVNLTVDGKLHTAILKEIQFHPVTDSVLHVDFLEVNEEKPITIGLPVKLVGLAQGIRDGGRMSLSLRKLNVKAPYKSLPEHLDVDVTALTIGKSIKVGQLSYEGLELVTGKDVVVCSIKMTRAASMAAQAAKEGK; from the coding sequence ATGAAAGAAATTAATTTAACAGGTCAGCTTCGTAGCGACCTAGGAAAGAAGGCTTCAAAGTCTTTAAGAAAAGAAGGTCTTATCCCATGTAACATGTATGGCATCGCAACAACTGATGGAAAGCCATCTGCTTTCTCATTCACTGTGCCAATGACAGAGCTTCGTAAGCTTATTTACACACCACACATTTACCTTGTTAACTTAACTGTTGATGGTAAATTACACACAGCTATCTTAAAAGAAATTCAATTCCACCCAGTAACAGACTCTGTTCTTCACGTTGATTTCTTAGAAGTTAATGAAGAAAAGCCTATTACTATTGGTCTACCAGTTAAACTTGTAGGTCTTGCTCAAGGTATTAGAGATGGTGGTAGAATGAGTCTTTCATTACGTAAGCTTAACGTTAAAGCTCCTTACAAATCACTTCCTGAGCACTTAGACGTTGACGTTACAGCTCTAACTATCGGTAAGAGCATCAAAGTTGGACAACTTTCATACGAAGGTTTGGAACTTGTAACAGGTAAAGACGTTGTTGTTTGCTCTATTAAGATGACTCGTGCAGCTTCAATGGCAGCACAAGCAGCAAAAGAAGGTAAATAA
- the coaE gene encoding dephospho-CoA kinase (Dephospho-CoA kinase (CoaE) performs the final step in coenzyme A biosynthesis.), translating to MKQLKERPEKRVVALTGGIGTGKSFVAKILQQKGIEVFDCDRSAKKLMRENEEVKQKIIDLVGKEAYQNNVLNKALLAKFLLASPQNATALNEIVHPAVAKDFEKSGLEWLESAILYDSAFDKRIDIDFVVCVSAPLETRISRIMQRDNITREAALQWISKQLNQDEVIAKADFELVNDGIKDVEIQLNEILNKIQE from the coding sequence ATGAAACAACTAAAAGAAAGGCCTGAAAAACGAGTTGTTGCGCTAACAGGTGGAATTGGAACAGGAAAGAGTTTCGTTGCGAAAATACTTCAACAAAAAGGAATTGAGGTATTCGATTGCGATCGTTCTGCAAAGAAACTGATGCGTGAAAATGAAGAAGTGAAGCAGAAAATCATTGATTTGGTGGGAAAAGAGGCTTATCAAAACAATGTTCTTAACAAAGCATTGTTGGCTAAATTCTTATTAGCTTCGCCTCAAAATGCTACTGCTTTAAATGAAATTGTGCATCCTGCAGTGGCAAAAGACTTTGAAAAGAGTGGACTAGAGTGGCTTGAAAGTGCCATATTATACGACAGTGCATTCGATAAAAGAATAGACATAGATTTTGTAGTATGCGTCAGTGCGCCTTTAGAAACAAGGATATCACGCATTATGCAACGTGACAATATCACTCGAGAAGCAGCTCTTCAGTGGATAAGCAAGCAGCTCAATCAAGATGAAGTCATTGCAAAAGCCGATTTTGAGTTGGTGAATGACGGAATAAAAGACGTAGAAATACAGTTAAACGAAATATTAAATAAAATACAAGAATAA
- the aroB gene encoding 3-dehydroquinate synthase, whose amino-acid sequence MKQKIIFTNDIIHDIEAVLSTFQYDKIFVLMDSNTHRSCWDLLGKSALLQDAQHIIIEPGDSNKNLNTLSFIWEELSTKGATRHSCLINLGGGMVTDIGGMAGSTFKRGLKFINIPTTLLSMVDASVGGKTGINFNGVKNEIGLFSESNAVVLHSAFLKTLPYDELLGGFAEMIKHGLIDNEALWAETLRFDIENPNWEELLLLVKKNVEVKKRIVIEDPKEQNIRKALNFGHTFAHAFEALSINNGQELSHGFAVAYGIICELYLSALLQEFPFDKMKQTLMFIHSLYPAFPLACNDYNKLIDLMRHDKKNKGQDINFSLLKDIGSLALNTVVGEEDIKNALDFLRETN is encoded by the coding sequence ATGAAACAGAAAATTATCTTTACAAACGATATAATTCACGATATAGAAGCTGTGCTTTCGACTTTTCAATACGATAAAATATTTGTATTGATGGATAGCAATACGCATCGTTCTTGCTGGGATTTATTGGGCAAAAGTGCCTTATTGCAAGACGCTCAGCACATTATTATAGAGCCAGGAGATAGCAATAAGAACCTCAATACTTTGAGTTTCATTTGGGAAGAGCTATCAACTAAAGGAGCAACTCGCCACTCTTGCCTTATAAATTTAGGCGGAGGAATGGTTACAGACATTGGAGGTATGGCAGGATCAACATTCAAACGTGGTCTAAAATTTATCAATATCCCCACAACTCTATTGTCAATGGTCGACGCTTCGGTTGGAGGTAAGACCGGAATCAACTTTAATGGCGTTAAAAATGAAATTGGTTTGTTTTCTGAAAGCAATGCGGTTGTTTTACATTCAGCATTTTTAAAGACTCTTCCTTACGACGAACTGCTGGGCGGTTTCGCTGAGATGATTAAACATGGACTTATTGATAATGAGGCTTTATGGGCAGAAACGCTTCGTTTTGACATAGAGAATCCCAACTGGGAGGAGCTTCTCTTACTTGTTAAAAAGAATGTTGAAGTAAAAAAAAGAATTGTAATTGAAGACCCAAAGGAGCAAAATATAAGGAAAGCACTTAACTTTGGACACACATTTGCACATGCTTTTGAGGCGTTGAGCATTAATAATGGACAAGAATTATCGCATGGTTTTGCTGTAGCTTACGGCATTATTTGTGAGTTATACTTATCTGCTTTACTACAAGAGTTTCCCTTTGACAAGATGAAACAAACGCTTATGTTTATACATTCGCTATATCCTGCCTTCCCACTTGCATGCAACGACTATAATAAACTTATCGATTTGATGCGCCATGACAAAAAGAATAAAGGGCAAGACATCAATTTCTCGCTTCTAAAAGATATTGGTTCGTTGGCTCTTAACACTGTTGTTGGAGAAGAAGATATTAAAAATGCGCTCGATTTCCTTAGAGAAACGAACTAA